The following are encoded in a window of Halorarum salinum genomic DNA:
- a CDS encoding 50S ribosomal protein L10 — translation MSSSDVRKTETIPQWKREEVEELSEFLERYSSVGVVGVTGIPSRQLQAMRRDLHGKAELRMSRNTLSTRALEEVDDGLEELADYVAGEVGLIGTNDNPFGLYKQLEASKTPAPINAGEVTPNDIVIPEGDTGVDPGPFVGELQQAGADARIQEGSIQVLSDSTVLEAGEVVDDTLANVLSELGIEPKEVGLDLKAVYSEGVLFEPDELAIDVDEYRADVQSAAAAARNLSVNAAYPTDRTAGALLGKAAGEAKAVGLHAAIEDEELMPDLVARADAQLRALAATVDDEEALPEELQGVEAPSAPATEDEEQTDDEDTEAEADAEEPDDDDDDEGDAGEGLGQMFG, via the coding sequence ATGAGTTCGAGCGACGTCCGCAAGACCGAGACGATCCCCCAGTGGAAGCGCGAGGAGGTCGAGGAGCTCAGCGAGTTCCTCGAGCGGTACTCCTCGGTCGGCGTCGTCGGCGTGACCGGCATCCCGAGCCGGCAGCTGCAGGCGATGCGCCGCGACCTCCACGGGAAGGCGGAGCTCCGGATGAGCCGGAACACGCTGTCGACGCGCGCGCTCGAGGAGGTCGACGACGGCCTCGAGGAGCTCGCGGACTACGTCGCCGGCGAGGTCGGGCTCATCGGGACGAACGACAACCCGTTCGGGCTGTACAAGCAGCTCGAGGCGTCGAAGACGCCCGCGCCGATCAACGCCGGCGAGGTCACCCCCAACGACATCGTCATCCCGGAGGGGGACACCGGCGTGGACCCCGGCCCGTTCGTCGGGGAACTCCAGCAGGCCGGCGCGGACGCGCGCATCCAGGAGGGCTCCATCCAGGTGCTCTCCGACTCGACCGTGCTCGAGGCGGGCGAGGTCGTCGACGACACCCTCGCGAACGTCCTCTCGGAACTCGGCATCGAGCCGAAGGAGGTCGGCCTCGACCTGAAGGCCGTCTACTCCGAGGGCGTGCTGTTCGAGCCGGACGAGCTGGCCATCGACGTGGACGAGTACCGCGCGGACGTCCAGTCCGCCGCCGCCGCCGCACGGAACCTCTCCGTCAACGCGGCGTACCCGACCGACCGCACGGCCGGCGCGCTGCTCGGCAAGGCCGCCGGCGAGGCGAAGGCGGTCGGGCTCCACGCGGCCATCGAGGACGAGGAGCTCATGCCCGACCTCGTCGCCCGCGCCGACGCGCAGCTGCGCGCGCTCGCCGCGACCGTCGACGACGAGGAGGCGCTCCCCGAGGAGCTCCAGGGTGTCGAGGCGCCGAGCGCCCCGGCCACCGAGGACGAGGAACAGACCGACGACGAGGACACGGAAGCCGAGGCCGACGCCGAGGAGCCCGACGACGATGACGACGACGAGGGCGACGCCGGCGAGGGCCTGGGCCAGATGTTCGGATAA
- a CDS encoding 50S ribosomal protein L1: MADSIEDAVIQALENAPPRNFRETVDLAINLRDLDLNDPSNRVDDEVVLPGGTGQDTQIVVIAEGETALRAEDVADDVLSGSDLQDLADEENEAKDLADDTDFFIAEADMMQNVASTLGRILGPRGKMPTPLQPDDDVVETVNRMKNTVQLRSRDRRTFHTRVGAQDMSAEEIAGNIDVIVRRLEADLEKGPLNIDGIYVKTTMGPSVEVPV, encoded by the coding sequence ATGGCAGATTCAATAGAGGACGCAGTGATCCAGGCGCTGGAGAACGCCCCACCTCGCAACTTCCGCGAGACCGTGGACTTGGCGATCAACCTCCGCGACCTGGACCTCAACGACCCGTCGAATCGAGTCGACGACGAGGTCGTCCTTCCGGGCGGAACCGGACAGGACACCCAGATCGTCGTCATCGCGGAGGGCGAGACCGCCCTCCGTGCGGAAGACGTCGCCGACGACGTCCTGTCGGGCAGCGACCTGCAGGACCTCGCCGACGAGGAGAACGAGGCCAAGGACCTCGCGGACGACACCGACTTCTTCATCGCCGAGGCCGACATGATGCAGAACGTCGCGTCCACCCTCGGACGCATCCTGGGGCCGCGCGGCAAGATGCCGACGCCGCTCCAGCCCGACGACGACGTCGTCGAGACCGTCAACCGCATGAAAAACACCGTCCAGCTTCGGTCCCGCGACCGGCGCACGTTCCACACGCGCGTCGGCGCACAGGACATGTCCGCCGAGGAGATCGCGGGCAACATCGACGTCATCGTCCGCCGGCTGGAGGCGGACCTCGAGAAGGGGCCGCTCAACATCGACGGCATCTACGTCAAGACGACGATGGGGCCGTCCGTGGAGGTGCCCGTCTGA
- the rpl12p gene encoding 50S ribosomal protein P1: MEYVYAALILNETDEEINEDNVTAVLEAAGVDVEESRVKALVAALEDVDIEEAIETAAAAPAAGAAGGAAGGAEEAEADEEDEAEEEAEAEEAADEDEEEEASGEGLGDLFG, from the coding sequence ATGGAATACGTTTACGCTGCACTCATCCTGAACGAGACGGACGAAGAGATCAACGAGGACAACGTCACGGCGGTGCTTGAGGCCGCCGGCGTCGACGTCGAGGAGTCCCGCGTCAAGGCGCTCGTCGCCGCGCTGGAGGACGTCGACATCGAGGAGGCCATCGAGACGGCCGCCGCCGCGCCCGCCGCGGGCGCCGCGGGCGGCGCCGCCGGTGGCGCCGAGGAGGCCGAGGCCGACGAGGAGGACGAGGCCGAGGAGGAAGCAGAGGCCGAGGAAGCGGCCGACGAGGACGAGGAAGAGGAGGCCAGCGGCGAGGGCCTCGGCGACCTGTTCGGCTGA
- a CDS encoding Gfo/Idh/MocA family protein gives MTNVTDVPVGIIGLGGIGNYHAERLIRQGGNLVGGMDVDPEARRRFADAHGVETFDDAEGLYEVADAVLVTTPNSFHEKYAVSALEAGLDVLLEKPLAHSLESAEIIARTARTAPGFCMVGFNNRFSAAAEVLTHYREEGRFGEIRHVEANFIRQRGIPGRGSWFTTDEVSGGGALVDIGVHAIDLGLHFMDFPEIAEVSGVARSQFGGRDDYAYVEMWGDDEGPAGFDVDDSVSAFVRSTEGHTLSLEAAWATNRPACNDFYVRGTEGGAHFDRGTGELTLYESGTGGTNHLSETSVSTRELDTHEAEQAAFLEAVATGEPPARNTVDQALTVQRVVDGIYRSDETGRAVQLGSEPVAHVGEPAEAAQVD, from the coding sequence ATGACGAACGTGACGGACGTCCCCGTCGGTATCATCGGCCTAGGCGGGATCGGAAACTACCACGCGGAGCGGCTGATCCGGCAGGGGGGGAACCTCGTCGGCGGGATGGACGTCGACCCGGAGGCCCGGCGCCGCTTCGCCGACGCCCACGGAGTCGAGACGTTCGACGACGCGGAGGGCCTGTACGAGGTGGCCGACGCCGTCCTCGTGACCACGCCGAACAGCTTCCACGAGAAGTACGCCGTCTCCGCGCTGGAAGCCGGCCTCGACGTCCTCCTCGAGAAACCCCTCGCACACAGCCTCGAGTCGGCCGAGATCATCGCCCGGACCGCCCGGACCGCGCCCGGGTTCTGCATGGTCGGCTTCAACAACCGATTCTCCGCGGCGGCGGAGGTGCTCACCCACTACCGGGAGGAGGGGCGCTTCGGCGAGATCCGCCACGTCGAGGCGAACTTCATCCGTCAGCGGGGGATCCCCGGACGGGGGTCGTGGTTCACGACGGACGAGGTGTCCGGAGGCGGCGCGCTCGTCGACATCGGCGTCCACGCGATCGACCTCGGGCTTCACTTCATGGACTTCCCGGAGATCGCGGAGGTCTCCGGCGTCGCGCGCTCGCAGTTCGGCGGCCGCGACGACTACGCGTACGTCGAGATGTGGGGCGACGACGAAGGGCCCGCCGGGTTCGACGTGGACGACTCCGTCTCGGCGTTCGTCCGGAGCACCGAAGGCCACACGCTCTCGCTGGAGGCGGCGTGGGCGACCAACCGACCCGCGTGCAACGACTTCTACGTCCGCGGCACCGAGGGCGGCGCGCACTTCGACCGGGGCACCGGCGAACTCACGCTGTACGAGTCGGGCACCGGCGGGACCAACCACCTGAGCGAGACCTCGGTCTCGACGCGGGAACTCGACACCCACGAGGCCGAGCAGGCGGCGTTCCTCGAGGCGGTCGCGACCGGCGAGCCGCCCGCGCGAAACACGGTCGATCAGGCGCTCACCGTCCAGCGCGTCGTCGACGGCATCTA
- a CDS encoding aldo/keto reductase encodes MTEMRYTTLGRTGLEVSRFCLGCMNFGSEQPWMMNDRDASVDLIHEALDAGVNFLDTANVYSSGESEEIVGDAVASANRDELVLATKVYGDMRDGPNGGGLSRKHVLDQCEASLDRLGVDYVDLYQIHRWDETTPIEETLAALDALIESGRVRYVGASTTTAYRLTKALYTSDLEDYGRFACVQPEYSAVARHEEANLLTVAEGEGLGVIPWSPLAGGFLTGKYERAADPDEGTRGAASESVRAYFTDENWAVLEAVRAVADEEDATPAQVALAWLLERDVVTAPIVGPKTIEQLRDDLGALEVSLSEEQVARIGAPKVARYPKV; translated from the coding sequence ATGACCGAGATGCGGTACACGACGCTCGGGCGCACGGGGCTCGAGGTCTCCCGGTTCTGTCTCGGCTGCATGAACTTCGGCTCCGAGCAGCCGTGGATGATGAACGACCGCGACGCCAGCGTCGACCTGATCCACGAGGCGCTCGACGCCGGCGTCAACTTCCTCGACACGGCGAACGTCTACTCGAGCGGCGAGAGCGAGGAGATCGTCGGCGACGCCGTCGCCTCGGCGAACCGCGACGAACTCGTGCTGGCGACGAAGGTGTACGGCGACATGCGCGACGGCCCGAACGGCGGGGGGCTCTCCCGCAAGCACGTCCTCGACCAGTGCGAGGCGAGCCTCGACCGCCTCGGCGTCGACTACGTCGACCTGTACCAGATCCACCGGTGGGACGAGACCACCCCCATCGAGGAGACGCTCGCCGCGCTGGACGCCCTGATCGAGTCGGGTCGCGTCCGGTACGTCGGCGCGTCGACGACGACGGCCTACCGACTGACGAAGGCGCTGTACACGAGCGACCTCGAGGACTACGGCCGGTTCGCGTGCGTCCAGCCGGAGTACTCGGCGGTGGCGCGACACGAGGAGGCGAACCTCCTCACGGTCGCCGAGGGAGAAGGGCTCGGCGTCATCCCGTGGTCGCCGCTGGCCGGCGGGTTCCTCACGGGGAAGTACGAGCGAGCCGCCGACCCCGACGAGGGGACCCGCGGGGCGGCCTCCGAGTCGGTCCGGGCGTACTTCACGGACGAGAACTGGGCCGTCCTCGAGGCGGTACGCGCGGTCGCCGACGAGGAGGACGCGACCCCGGCGCAGGTCGCGCTCGCGTGGCTCCTCGAGCGGGACGTGGTCACCGCACCCATCGTCGGGCCGAAGACGATCGAACAGCTTCGGGACGACCTCGGCGCGCTCGAGGTGTCGCTCTCCGAGGAGCAGGTCGCCCGCATCGGCGCGCCGAAGGTGGCCCGGTATCCGAAGGTGTAG
- a CDS encoding 50S ribosomal protein L11, with product MAGTIEVLVPGGQANPGPPLGPELGPTPVDVQAVVQEINDQTTAFDGMEVPVTVEYEDDGSFTIDVGVPPTSELVKDEAGFETGSGEPHENFVADISVEQLKKIAEQKQSDLLSYDVKNAAKEVAGTCVTLGVTIEGEDARTFKERVDSGEYDDVLAEEAAA from the coding sequence ATGGCTGGAACCATCGAAGTGCTCGTCCCCGGTGGCCAGGCCAACCCCGGCCCGCCGCTCGGGCCGGAGCTTGGCCCGACCCCGGTGGACGTGCAGGCGGTCGTGCAGGAGATCAACGACCAGACGACCGCGTTCGACGGCATGGAAGTGCCCGTCACCGTGGAGTACGAGGACGACGGCTCGTTCACCATCGACGTGGGGGTCCCGCCGACCTCCGAACTCGTCAAGGACGAGGCCGGCTTCGAGACCGGTTCGGGCGAGCCCCACGAGAACTTCGTCGCGGACATCTCGGTCGAACAGCTGAAGAAGATCGCCGAGCAGAAGCAGTCGGACCTGCTCTCGTACGACGTGAAGAACGCGGCCAAGGAGGTCGCGGGCACCTGCGTCACCCTCGGGGTCACCATCGAGGGCGAGGACGCGCGCACCTTCAAGGAGCGCGTCGACTCGGGCGAGTACGACGACGTCCTCGCGGAAGAAGCGGCGGCCTAG
- a CDS encoding tyrosine-type recombinase/integrase, translating into MATTPREDLAREKKTIETLAADGTITDEYRDALLEWADALDDKTVRHKYRDDDGNVTTFSLGTIETYLADIRRYCAERDLDLTTSTADEFNDWMDTIHDAEGSPGAVTLSKCQSAVKTFYRYHDLGVDPADIHVYNAKSEPRHDETDLFTEEEVDALRRACGASGSSVRNRAFLELLIFTSQRIGALLTLRIKDVDLNPSNGGSASIYLNADYDKEYGGLKGARCRGRRRPIFGARKYVRDWLLYHPEGDDPNAWLFIGDPSHWKTDPDDHWAESSAQQALQRIAEQAGVTKPVDPTNFRNYCATVLNRDCNLDNDTIRMLMGHSETSTTLEQTYQHLVNDDYIRKAEEKTGYRDAEEPKSFTPDTCPTCGELLDSHWRQCPSCQEVFGPSDDFEEQLAARRDEAADVGLAAYADGDEFGARVAAAFREAGADPEAWLDAFYAAGNP; encoded by the coding sequence ATGGCCACCACCCCCCGCGAAGACCTCGCCCGCGAAAAGAAGACCATCGAAACGCTCGCCGCTGACGGTACGATCACCGACGAGTACCGCGACGCCCTCCTCGAATGGGCCGACGCCCTCGACGACAAGACCGTCCGGCACAAGTACCGCGACGACGATGGGAACGTAACGACGTTCAGCCTCGGCACCATCGAAACCTATCTGGCGGACATCCGCCGCTACTGTGCCGAGCGGGACCTGGACCTGACCACCAGCACCGCCGACGAGTTCAACGACTGGATGGACACCATCCACGACGCCGAAGGATCGCCGGGAGCAGTCACCCTGAGTAAGTGTCAGAGTGCCGTGAAGACCTTCTACCGCTACCACGATCTCGGCGTGGACCCTGCCGACATCCACGTCTACAACGCGAAGTCCGAACCCCGGCACGACGAGACGGACCTGTTCACCGAGGAGGAGGTGGACGCACTCCGTCGCGCCTGCGGTGCCAGCGGCTCGTCCGTCCGCAACCGCGCCTTTCTGGAATTGCTCATCTTCACCAGCCAGCGCATCGGCGCCCTGCTGACCCTCCGCATCAAAGATGTGGACCTGAACCCGTCGAACGGCGGCAGTGCCTCCATCTACCTCAACGCCGACTACGACAAGGAGTATGGCGGGTTGAAAGGGGCGCGCTGCCGTGGTCGAAGGCGGCCCATCTTCGGCGCCCGGAAGTACGTTCGCGACTGGTTGCTGTACCACCCCGAGGGGGACGACCCTAACGCGTGGCTGTTCATCGGTGATCCGTCCCACTGGAAGACCGATCCCGACGACCACTGGGCCGAATCGTCCGCCCAACAGGCCCTCCAGCGGATTGCCGAGCAGGCCGGCGTCACGAAGCCGGTGGACCCCACCAACTTCCGGAACTACTGCGCGACGGTGCTGAACCGAGACTGCAACCTCGACAACGACACGATCCGGATGCTGATGGGCCACAGCGAAACCAGCACCACCCTCGAACAGACGTACCAGCACTTGGTCAACGACGACTACATCCGGAAGGCCGAGGAGAAGACGGGCTACCGGGACGCCGAGGAACCAAAATCGTTCACGCCCGACACCTGCCCAACCTGCGGCGAACTCCTCGACAGCCACTGGCGGCAGTGCCCGAGTTGCCAGGAAGTGTTCGGCCCGAGCGACGACTTCGAGGAACAGCTTGCTGCTCGGCGGGACGAGGCCGCCGACGTTGGCCTCGCCGCCTACGCCGACGGCGACGAGTTCGGTGCTCGGGTCGCCGCAGCCTTCCGGGAGGCCGGCGCCGACCCCGAGGCGTGGCTCGACGCATTTTACGCGGCGGGCAACCCCTAA